A section of the Saccopteryx leptura isolate mSacLep1 chromosome 6, mSacLep1_pri_phased_curated, whole genome shotgun sequence genome encodes:
- the LOC136407784 gene encoding uncharacterized protein isoform X2, which translates to MASRAVVSLLLEVGGGRCALSERALPPLLTLRNARKEVSNLPESSAASQHPGFLTQLYLPRKLLLSGDRRLCVWCSHTTTKMSDKAIENDEGLAADAFLQESQSDEEEEPFQPSSTGSDGPGSASTDPPSTDQPKDKRKKYYHAAKIVAMGVTGGVVAVGAVPLVLGAMGFTGAGIAASSIAAKMMSAAAVANGGGVAAGSLVATLQSVGAAGLSTSSNILLGMTGSSLGAWLGSLKKPHHSSPLAGRSTEAEKDPPVGGDTQGGSPPKCKPPASHNGSEKDEE; encoded by the exons ATGGCTTCTAGGGCGGTGGTCTCACTTTTATTGGAAGTAGGCGGAGGTCGCTGTGCCCTCTCCGAAAGAGCTCTGCCCCCGCTACTCACGCTCAGGAACGCGAG GAAAGAAGTATCTAACCTGCCGGAGTCCTCAGCAGCCTCACAACACCCAGGATTTCTGACACAGCTCTACCTTCCCAGGAAGTTACTTCTCAG TGGTGACCGTAGGCTGTGTGTCTGGTGTTCCCACACTACAACCAAGATGTCAGATAAAGCCATAGAAAATGATGAAGGCTTAGCTGCTGACGCCTTCCTGCAGGAGTCTCAGTCGGATG AAGAGGAAGAACCCTTTCAGCCATCCTCCACTGGTTCTGATGGACCTGGCTCGGCCTCCACAGACCCGCCCTCCACAGACCAGcccaaagacaaaagaaagaaatactaccACGCTGCAA AAATAGTTGCTATGGGCGTGACTGGAGGAG TGGTGGCCGTGGGCGCTGTGCCCTTGGTGCTGGGCGCCATGGGCTTCACCGGGGCAGGAATCGCCGCCTCCTCCATAGCCGCCAAGATGATGTCAGCCGCCGCTGTCGCCAACGGGGGCGGGGTTGCCGCCGGTAGCCTGGTGGCCACTCTGCAGTCCGTGG ggGCAGCTGGACTCTCCACGTCATCCAACATCCTCCTGGGTATGACCGGATCATCTCTGGGGGCCTGGCTGGGGTCTTTAAAAAAGCCACATCATTCCTCTCCTCTAGCTGGACGCAGTACTGAAGCAGAGAAGGATCCCCCTGTTGGAGGTGACACTCAGGGTGGCAGTCCGCCCAAATGCAAGCCTCCTGCCTCCCACAATGGCTCAGAGAAGGATGAGGAATAA
- the LOC136407784 gene encoding interferon alpha-inducible protein 27-like protein 2 isoform X3 yields MASRAVVSLLLEVGGGRCALSERALPPLLTLRNASGDRRLCVWCSHTTTKMSDKAIENDEGLAADAFLQESQSDEEEEPFQPSSTGSDGPGSASTDPPSTDQPKDKRKKYYHAAKIVAMGVTGGVVAVGAVPLVLGAMGFTGAGIAASSIAAKMMSAAAVANGGGVAAGSLVATLQSVGAAGLSTSSNILLGMTGSSLGAWLGSLKKPHHSSPLAGRSTEAEKDPPVGGDTQGGSPPKCKPPASHNGSEKDEE; encoded by the exons ATGGCTTCTAGGGCGGTGGTCTCACTTTTATTGGAAGTAGGCGGAGGTCGCTGTGCCCTCTCCGAAAGAGCTCTGCCCCCGCTACTCACGCTCAGGAACGCGAG TGGTGACCGTAGGCTGTGTGTCTGGTGTTCCCACACTACAACCAAGATGTCAGATAAAGCCATAGAAAATGATGAAGGCTTAGCTGCTGACGCCTTCCTGCAGGAGTCTCAGTCGGATG AAGAGGAAGAACCCTTTCAGCCATCCTCCACTGGTTCTGATGGACCTGGCTCGGCCTCCACAGACCCGCCCTCCACAGACCAGcccaaagacaaaagaaagaaatactaccACGCTGCAA AAATAGTTGCTATGGGCGTGACTGGAGGAG TGGTGGCCGTGGGCGCTGTGCCCTTGGTGCTGGGCGCCATGGGCTTCACCGGGGCAGGAATCGCCGCCTCCTCCATAGCCGCCAAGATGATGTCAGCCGCCGCTGTCGCCAACGGGGGCGGGGTTGCCGCCGGTAGCCTGGTGGCCACTCTGCAGTCCGTGG ggGCAGCTGGACTCTCCACGTCATCCAACATCCTCCTGGGTATGACCGGATCATCTCTGGGGGCCTGGCTGGGGTCTTTAAAAAAGCCACATCATTCCTCTCCTCTAGCTGGACGCAGTACTGAAGCAGAGAAGGATCCCCCTGTTGGAGGTGACACTCAGGGTGGCAGTCCGCCCAAATGCAAGCCTCCTGCCTCCCACAATGGCTCAGAGAAGGATGAGGAATAA
- the LOC136407784 gene encoding uncharacterized protein isoform X1, which yields MASRAVVSLLLEVGGGRCALSERALPPLLTLRNARKEVSNLPESSAASQHPGFLTQLYLPRKLLLRKDSGDRRLCVWCSHTTTKMSDKAIENDEGLAADAFLQESQSDEEEEPFQPSSTGSDGPGSASTDPPSTDQPKDKRKKYYHAAKIVAMGVTGGVVAVGAVPLVLGAMGFTGAGIAASSIAAKMMSAAAVANGGGVAAGSLVATLQSVGAAGLSTSSNILLGMTGSSLGAWLGSLKKPHHSSPLAGRSTEAEKDPPVGGDTQGGSPPKCKPPASHNGSEKDEE from the exons ATGGCTTCTAGGGCGGTGGTCTCACTTTTATTGGAAGTAGGCGGAGGTCGCTGTGCCCTCTCCGAAAGAGCTCTGCCCCCGCTACTCACGCTCAGGAACGCGAG GAAAGAAGTATCTAACCTGCCGGAGTCCTCAGCAGCCTCACAACACCCAGGATTTCTGACACAGCTCTACCTTCCCAGGAAGTTACTTCTCAG AAAAGATAGTGGTGACCGTAGGCTGTGTGTCTGGTGTTCCCACACTACAACCAAGATGTCAGATAAAGCCATAGAAAATGATGAAGGCTTAGCTGCTGACGCCTTCCTGCAGGAGTCTCAGTCGGATG AAGAGGAAGAACCCTTTCAGCCATCCTCCACTGGTTCTGATGGACCTGGCTCGGCCTCCACAGACCCGCCCTCCACAGACCAGcccaaagacaaaagaaagaaatactaccACGCTGCAA AAATAGTTGCTATGGGCGTGACTGGAGGAG TGGTGGCCGTGGGCGCTGTGCCCTTGGTGCTGGGCGCCATGGGCTTCACCGGGGCAGGAATCGCCGCCTCCTCCATAGCCGCCAAGATGATGTCAGCCGCCGCTGTCGCCAACGGGGGCGGGGTTGCCGCCGGTAGCCTGGTGGCCACTCTGCAGTCCGTGG ggGCAGCTGGACTCTCCACGTCATCCAACATCCTCCTGGGTATGACCGGATCATCTCTGGGGGCCTGGCTGGGGTCTTTAAAAAAGCCACATCATTCCTCTCCTCTAGCTGGACGCAGTACTGAAGCAGAGAAGGATCCCCCTGTTGGAGGTGACACTCAGGGTGGCAGTCCGCCCAAATGCAAGCCTCCTGCCTCCCACAATGGCTCAGAGAAGGATGAGGAATAA
- the DDX24 gene encoding ATP-dependent RNA helicase DDX24 — MKLKETKSRPKSRSYRRFQMKGIKVVGKWKQVKIDPNVFADGQMDDLVCFEELTDYQLVSPAKNPSSLFSKEQPKKRKVQAVSEGEGDGEGSSSKKKKKLKKSKDVETEGASAQKESEVKDAEPEAPGDGTVCPDPEVGETASGSPALTVPKKKKKKGKKKSEPSQGTAPKAPKKAKTWMPEVGDQKADVSAWKDLFVPKPVLRALSFLGFSAPTPIQALTLAPAIRDRLDILGAAETGSGKTLAFAIPMIHSVLQWQVDTQPAPAPRNTAGAPGETGAETGSPHEAGAESGALSDERGIEGRALPGEAGRMAGAPASKARARAGAAVSDRELPFCDDDAGEGPSSLIREKPVRKQDEDKEETLDAEQTGKLKQELGGKTVTCQSHPKRPLLGLVLTPTRELAVQVKQHIDAVARFTGIKTAILVGGMSTEKQQRMLSRQPEIVVATPGRLWELVKEKHPHLSSLRELRCLVIDEADRMIEKGHFAELSQLLEMLSDSQYNPDRQTLVFSATLTLVHQAPARILHKKHTQKIDKTAKLNLLVHKIGMKGKAKVIDLTRNEATAETLTESKVHCENEEKDLYLYYFLMQHPGRTLVFANSISCIKRLSGLLKVLDIMPLTLHACMHQKQRLRNLEQFARLEDCVLLATDVAARGLDIPQVQHVIHYQVPRTSEVYVHRSGRTARAASEGLSLMLIGPEDVINFKKIYKTLKKDEDIPLFPVQTKHMDAVKERIRLARQIEKAEYRNFQACLHNSWMEQAAAALEIELDEEMYKGGKADQQEEHRRQKQMKVLKRELRHLLSQPLFKDNLKTKYPTQSGAPPVFLAALRRGQCALSCLPPRKEPQPRAKGQQPQQEPQPSTSAR, encoded by the exons ATGAAGTTGAAGGAGACAAAATCGAGGCCAAAGTCACGAAGCTATCGCAGATTTCAGATGAAGGGAATCAAAGTTGTGGGGAAATGGAAGCAGGTGAAGATTGACCCAAACGTGTTTGCAGACGGACAGATGGATGACCTGGTATGCTTTGAGGAACTGACAGATTACCAGTTGGTCTCGCCTGCCAAGAACCCCTCCAGTCTCTTCTCGAAGGAGCAGCCCAAGAAGAGAAAGGTCCAGGCTGTTTCagaaggagaaggggatggagagGGTAGCtcctcaaagaaaaagaagaagttgaAGAAGAGTAAAGATGTGGAAACTGAAGGAGCCAGCGCCCAGAAAGAGTCTGAGGTCAAAGATGCTGAGCCAGAGGCCCCGGGAGATGGCACAGTTTGTCCTGATCCAGAAGTCGGGGAGACGGCTTCAGGAAGCCCAGCCCTGACTGttccaaaaaagaagaaaaagaaagggaaaaaaaagtcggAGCCTTCTCAGGGTACCGCTCCAAAGGCGCCCAAGAAGGCGAAGACATGGATGCCGGAAGTGGGTGACCAGAAGGCAGATGTATCAGCTTGGAAGGATCTGTTTGTACCCAAGCCCGTGCTCCGCGCACTCAGCTTCCTCGGCTTCTCTGCACCCACACCAATCCAAGCTCTGACCTTGGCACCTGCCATCCGTGACAGACTGGACATCCTTGGGGCTGCTGAGACAG GAAGTGGGAAAACGCTGGCCTTTGCTATTCCAATGATTCACTCAGTGCTGCAGTGGCAGGTGGACACGCAGCCCGCCCCCGCTCCACGGAACACAGCAGGGGCTCCTGGTGAGACTGGAGCAGAGACGGGGTCCCCACACGAGGCTGGCGCTGAGTCTGGAGCTTTGTCTGATGAGAGAGGCATTGAGGGCAGAGCACTGCCCGGTGAGGCTGGAAGGATGGCTGGGGCACCAGCCAGCAAGGCGAGAGCCAGGGCCGGAGCTGCCGTGTCAGACCGGGAGCTGCCCTTCTGTGATGACGATGCTGGGGAGGGACCTTCTTCCCTGATCAGGGAGAAGCCCGTCCGCAAACAGGATGAAGACAAAGAGGAAACGCTGGATGCAGAACAGACCGGAAAGCTGAAGCAAGAGTTGGGTGGCAAAACTGTCACCTGTCAGTCCCATCCAAAGCGTCCTCTACTCGGACTGGTTCTGACTCCCACTCGAGAGCTAGCTGTCCAGGTCAAACAACACATTGACGCTGTGGCCAGGTTTACAG GAATTAAAACTGCCATCTTGGTTGGTGGGATGTCCACGGAGAAACAGCAGAGGATGCTGAGCCGCCAGCCGGAGATTGTGGTTGCCACCCCGGGCCGCCTGTGGGAGCTGGTTAAGGAAAAGCACCCTCATTTGAGCAGCCTTCGGGAGCTCAG GTGCCTGGTGATTGACGAGGCTGACCGCATGATTGAGAAAGGCCACTTCGCTGAGCTCTCACAGCTGCTGGAGATGCTCAGTGACTCCCAGTACAACCCAGACAGACAGACGCTTGTCTTTTCTGCCACGCTGACCCTGGTACATCAAGCCCCTGCTCGAATCCTTCACAAGAAACACACCCAGAAAATTGACAAAACTGCCAAACTGAACCTCCTCGTGCACAAGATTGGCATGAAGGGCAAGGCCAAGGTCATTGACCTCACCAGAAACGAGGCCACAGCGGAGACTCTGACGGAGAGCAAGGTCCACTGTGAGAACGAGGAGAAGGACTTGTATCTGTACTACTTCCTGATGCAGCACCCGGGCCGCACCCTCGTGTTTGCCAACAGCATCTCCTGCATTAAACGCCTCTCCGGGCTCCTCAAGGTCTTAGACATCATGCCGCTGACCCTGCACGCCTGCATGCACCAGAAGCAGAGGCTCAGAAACTTGGAGCAGTTCGCCCGTCTGGAAGA TTGTGTTCTCCTGGCAACAGATGTGGCAGCTCGGGGCCTGGATATTCCTCAAGTCCAGCACGTCATCCATTACCAG GTCCCTCGCACCTCCGAGGTTTATGTCCACCGAAGTGGTCGAACTGCCCGTGCCGCCAGTGAAGGTCTCAGCCTGATGCTGATTGGGCCTGAGGACGTGATCAACTTTAAGAAGATTTACAAAACCCTCAAGAAAGATGAGGACATCCCGTTGTTCCCCGTGCAGACAAAGCACATGGATGCAGTCAAG GAGCGAATCCGGTTAGCCCGGCAGATAGAGAAGGCCGAGTATCGGAACTTCCAGGCTTGTCTGCACAACTCCTGGATGGAGCAGGCGGCCGCCGCGCTGGAGATCGAGCTGGACGAAGAGATGTACAAGG GAGGTAAAGCTGACCAGCAAGAAGAGCATCGGAGACAGAAGCAGATGAAGGTCCTTAAGAGGGAGCTGCGCCACTTACTGTCCCAGCCGCTGTTTAAAGACAACCTGAAAACCAAGTACCCGACCCAGTCTGGCGCGCCACCCGTGTTCCTGGCCGCCCTGAGACGCGGCCAGTGCGCTCTGAGCTGCCTCCCACCGAGGAAGGAGCCGCAGCCAAGAGCAAAAGGGCAGCAGCCGCAGCAAGAGCCGCAGCCAAGTACGAGTGCCCGTTAA
- the OTUB2 gene encoding ubiquitin thioesterase OTUB2 isoform X4, whose amino-acid sequence MWCGGNSEGFVTSLGETSFNLISEKCDILSILRDHPENRIYQRKIQELSKRFTAIRKTKGDGNCFYRALGYSYLESLLGKNREILKFKERVLQTPNDLVTAGFEEHRFRNFFNAFYSVVELVEKDGSVSSLLKVFNEQGCSDRVVQFLRLLTSAFIRNRADFFRHFVDEEMDIKDFCTHEVEPMATECDHIQITALSQALNIALQVEYVDEMDTALNHHVFPEGAVPSVYLLYKTSHYNILYAADKRD is encoded by the exons GGGGAAACATCTTTCAACCTAATATCAGAAAAATGTGACATTCTATCAATTCTCCGGGATCATCCTGAGAACAGGATTTACCAGAGGAAAATCCAG GAGCTCAGCAAAAGATTCACCGCAATCCGCAAGACCAAGGGGGATGGGAACTGCTTCTACCGGGCCCTGGGCTACTCCTACCTGGAGTCTCTGCTGGGGAAGAACAGAGAGATCCTCAA GTTCAAAGAGCGAGTACTGCAGACCCCGAACGACCTGGTGACAGCGGGCTTTGAGGAGCACCGGTTCCGAAACTTCTTCAATGCT TTTTACAGCGTGGTGGAGCTGGTGGAGAAGGACGGCTCGGTGTCCAGCCTGCTGAAGGTGTTCAACGAGCAGGGCTGCTCCGACAGGGTCGTGCAGTTCCTGCGCCTGCTCACCTCCGCTTTCATCAGGAACCGCGCCGACTTCTTCCGCCACTTTGTCGACGAGGAGATGGACATCAAAGACTTCTGCACTCAT GAAGTGGAGCCCATGGCCACGGAGTGTGACCACATCCAGATCACGGCCCTGTCTCAGGCGCTGAACATCGCCCTGCAGGTGGAGTACGTGGACGAGATGGACACAGCCCTGAACCACCACGTGTTCCCAGAGGGTGCGGTCCCCTCCGTGTACCTGCTCTATAAAACATCCCACTACAACATCCTCTACGCAGCCGACAAGCGCGACTGA